A genomic segment from Chitinophagaceae bacterium encodes:
- a CDS encoding sensor histidine kinase, whose translation MRKYLALLFFVVSYFYSSAQGDRVIDSMLQVLKTTKEDTNKVILLLNIGEQYERVAPETSKQYYHQSLQLSQKIGYKPGEIKFASYYTAVLNMQGRFDSSLLLNKKALVLAKQMKEELSIAKTTINTANSFHMISKEDSAIYYYMQALPILDKLGNKRMLGIAYSNLQNIYTELTQYQKAIEYGKKGLEIFDNEVEDPLNQSYCLTNLGIVYSSLKRLDSAEIYFTEALQISRHISDQYAESAILLDLGDIHYKLGRLEEARKTFDKAYLIAKEMDLAETQAIALKGIAMYNLEKKNFPLARMYADSALIIALKNDSRKQTLKLYNLLADISYASQDFRAAHQFEEKEDALRDSINADNLLELSTEFETKYETEKKEIKILLQQNQLKQKSTFIYFLSAGVIAMLIISLLIYRNYRNRQKLQQAKIEELETEKQLTATEAVLKGEEQERTRLAKDLHDGLGGMLSGIKFSLSNMKENLIMTPGNAQAFERSIDMLDSSIREMRRVAHSMMPEVLMKYGLDTAVKEYCNEIGRSGVLRINYQSVGMTGVNPEQITAVTVYRIVQELVNNSIKHAAAKNVLVQLHFSPKEKQLAITVEDDGKGFDTTLLKQSTGIGWSNIQNRVEFLKGKLDVNSSIGKGTSVLIEINVL comes from the coding sequence ATGAGAAAATATTTGGCACTACTATTTTTTGTGGTAAGCTATTTTTACAGCAGTGCCCAGGGCGACCGGGTAATTGATAGCATGTTGCAGGTATTAAAAACTACAAAAGAGGATACAAATAAGGTAATCCTTTTGCTCAATATTGGGGAACAATATGAACGAGTTGCACCTGAAACATCCAAGCAATACTATCATCAATCTTTGCAACTCAGCCAGAAAATTGGCTATAAACCCGGCGAGATAAAATTTGCCTCTTATTATACCGCTGTGCTTAATATGCAGGGCAGGTTTGATTCATCGCTCCTTTTAAACAAAAAGGCATTGGTGCTGGCAAAACAAATGAAAGAAGAACTATCCATTGCAAAGACCACTATCAATACAGCCAATTCTTTTCACATGATTTCAAAAGAGGATTCGGCTATTTATTATTACATGCAGGCTTTACCCATTTTGGATAAACTGGGAAACAAGCGAATGCTGGGTATTGCATACAGCAATCTTCAAAATATTTATACTGAATTAACCCAGTATCAAAAGGCAATTGAATATGGTAAGAAGGGGCTTGAAATTTTTGATAATGAGGTGGAGGACCCTTTAAATCAATCTTATTGTTTAACTAACCTTGGAATTGTTTATTCATCTCTAAAAAGGCTGGATAGTGCAGAAATTTATTTTACAGAAGCATTGCAAATAAGCCGTCATATCAGCGACCAGTACGCAGAGTCCGCCATTTTGCTTGACCTGGGTGATATTCACTATAAATTAGGCAGGTTAGAAGAAGCCAGGAAAACATTTGACAAAGCCTATTTAATCGCAAAAGAAATGGATTTGGCGGAGACACAGGCTATTGCTTTAAAGGGGATAGCAATGTACAATTTGGAAAAAAAGAATTTTCCTCTGGCTAGGATGTATGCAGACTCGGCGCTTATTATTGCTTTAAAAAACGATAGCCGGAAGCAAACATTGAAATTATACAACCTGTTGGCAGATATTTCATACGCCAGTCAGGATTTCAGAGCAGCACATCAATTTGAAGAAAAGGAAGATGCACTACGGGACAGCATTAACGCTGATAATTTACTGGAGTTGTCCACCGAATTTGAGACAAAATATGAAACGGAAAAAAAAGAAATTAAAATTTTACTTCAACAAAATCAACTCAAACAAAAGTCAACCTTTATTTATTTTCTGTCAGCCGGAGTAATAGCCATGTTAATTATTTCCCTGCTCATCTATCGCAATTATAGAAACAGACAAAAATTGCAACAGGCAAAAATTGAGGAATTAGAAACGGAAAAACAACTTACCGCCACTGAAGCCGTATTGAAAGGCGAAGAGCAGGAACGAACCAGGCTAGCCAAAGACCTGCATGATGGGCTGGGCGGTATGTTAAGCGGAATAAAATTTTCACTAAGCAATATGAAAGAGAATTTAATCATGACACCTGGCAATGCCCAGGCATTTGAACGCAGCATTGATATGCTGGATAGTTCCATCAGGGAAATGCGCCGTGTGGCACACAGTATGATGCCGGAGGTTTTGATGAAATACGGATTGGATACAGCTGTGAAAGAATATTGTAATGAGATTGGCCGCAGCGGCGTTCTTCGTATAAATTATCAATCTGTAGGCATGACAGGTGTAAATCCAGAACAAATTACTGCTGTTACAGTTTACCGGATTGTACAGGAATTGGTAAATAATTCCATTAAACATGCCGCTGCAAAAAATGTATTGGTGCAATTGCATTTCTCACCAAAAGAAAAGCAGTTGGCAATAACAGTTGAAGATGATGGAAAAGGTTTTGACACTACTTTACTAAAACAATCAACGGGGATAGGGTGGAGCAATATTCAAAACCGGGTTGAATTTCTGAAAGGAAAATTAGATGTAAATTCATCTATAGGCAAAGGCACATCAGTATTAATAGAAATAAATGTTTTATGA
- a CDS encoding tetratricopeptide repeat protein encodes MKRYLSLVLFISVSVISIGQPGKKTGQQKVPSQAEINKMMQDELEKLPPEQKALAEQMMKQQLQKNNGTGGNGMIPALKKELLAKIPKLTTAEQYKSFLGKLNQQASLKIRAETINAVKQLIEKYKEKKTGLNNIPVTLFMQGQIEAAIYAAIICAQKNENILLSQNNLAFILHQAGYAQFALPILEFHLAKNPDAVIYNNAGQCYFTLGDTAKAFKYFMAAIRLNDNIAEAHCGTALLLIAQKKEAEATQHIQKAFRDGYSNMLEDAVTNHNIKLKTDKMIKPVEEYFKPKDYSPLPPVIERVSLIKKYEKAQHLETILSGWQAKSDATDTLFKTGNQAWEQSKVTGIIALPMKRKAWFMNRLLTLDLQHYIRENAMKLQQVNKKITQEYKKMEEGIEEEYKTGSFNSMYEQCKMKERYLDGYLRATFTPAKEAEYIMHQKLISNINQQLHWLNFLLEPNEFRHQYFSMGTYVLSSQIALSNVQQMYPLPINIATACNEVLNHPPNPEDIIGVNGKCNYSVKIPAVVASFKFTCDGWEIEGGEGIVINLIVKNNAKHDFTIAFGPGVEEHVGPISSGAKAQFYVSCNDDGPTDMGVRGEIKSELNLITKQYEAGYAAQIGLSNVTVFQMDGSGNDPDPIFKYDAKK; translated from the coding sequence ATGAAAAGATATTTGAGTTTAGTTTTATTTATTTCAGTTTCCGTTATTTCAATTGGCCAGCCAGGAAAAAAAACCGGGCAGCAAAAAGTTCCATCGCAAGCAGAAATAAATAAAATGATGCAGGATGAATTGGAGAAATTACCGCCTGAACAAAAGGCGCTGGCAGAGCAAATGATGAAACAGCAACTGCAAAAAAATAATGGCACTGGCGGCAATGGAATGATACCTGCACTCAAAAAAGAATTACTCGCCAAAATACCAAAACTTACTACTGCAGAACAATACAAAAGTTTTCTTGGAAAACTGAACCAGCAGGCCAGCCTGAAAATAAGAGCCGAAACAATAAATGCCGTAAAACAACTAATTGAAAAATACAAAGAGAAAAAAACGGGGTTGAATAATATACCGGTTACCTTATTTATGCAGGGGCAAATTGAAGCTGCCATATATGCCGCAATTATTTGCGCACAAAAAAATGAAAACATCCTGCTTTCACAAAACAACCTTGCATTTATCCTTCATCAAGCCGGTTATGCGCAATTTGCCTTGCCTATACTGGAATTTCACCTGGCAAAAAACCCGGATGCAGTTATATACAACAATGCCGGGCAATGTTATTTTACATTGGGCGATACTGCGAAAGCCTTTAAATATTTTATGGCAGCTATAAGACTTAACGACAATATAGCCGAGGCACACTGCGGTACGGCGCTTTTATTGATAGCACAAAAAAAAGAAGCCGAAGCAACCCAGCATATTCAAAAAGCATTCAGGGATGGCTATTCAAATATGCTGGAAGATGCCGTTACCAACCATAACATAAAATTGAAAACAGATAAAATGATAAAACCGGTGGAAGAATATTTTAAGCCGAAGGATTATTCACCGCTGCCGCCAGTAATTGAAAGGGTGTCACTCATAAAAAAGTATGAAAAAGCACAGCATTTAGAAACGATTCTCTCCGGATGGCAAGCAAAAAGCGATGCTACAGATACTTTATTTAAAACAGGCAACCAGGCCTGGGAACAAAGCAAGGTCACGGGCATTATTGCTCTTCCTATGAAAAGAAAGGCCTGGTTTATGAACCGCCTGCTCACATTGGATTTGCAACATTACATCCGGGAAAACGCAATGAAACTTCAACAGGTAAACAAAAAAATTACACAGGAATATAAAAAGATGGAAGAGGGTATTGAAGAGGAATATAAAACCGGGTCGTTTAATTCCATGTACGAACAGTGCAAAATGAAAGAAAGATACCTGGACGGTTACCTGAGGGCTACATTTACCCCAGCAAAAGAAGCAGAATATATAATGCACCAAAAACTCATTAGCAATATCAATCAACAATTACACTGGCTTAATTTTTTACTGGAGCCAAATGAGTTCAGGCACCAGTATTTTAGCATGGGTACTTATGTTTTATCCAGCCAGATAGCATTGAGTAATGTGCAACAAATGTATCCGCTGCCAATTAATATCGCCACAGCATGTAACGAAGTGCTAAATCACCCACCCAACCCGGAAGATATAATAGGTGTGAATGGCAAATGCAATTATTCAGTGAAAATACCGGCAGTAGTTGCAAGTTTTAAGTTTACCTGCGATGGTTGGGAGATTGAAGGAGGCGAAGGAATTGTAATCAACCTAATTGTAAAAAATAATGCAAAGCATGATTTTACAATCGCTTTTGGGCCTGGTGTTGAAGAACATGTTGGTCCAATAAGTTCGGGTGCGAAAGCACAGTTTTATGTCAGTTGCAATGATGATGGCCCTACTGATATGGGTGTTCGTGGAGAAATAAAATCGGAGCTGAACCTGATAACCAAACAATACGAAGCCGGCTATGCTGCTCAAATTGGCTTAAGTAACGTTACAGTATTTCAAATGGATGGAAGTGGTAATGACCCTGACCCAATTTTTAAGTATGACGCTAAAAAATAA
- a CDS encoding glycosyl hydrolase 53 family protein — protein sequence MKHFIIFFSWLIFSTCIEKPDPYMSDIYVFAKGADVSWLTEMEANEKKFYNNAGAQTEGMALLKSVGVNTIRLRVWVNPVNYWNSKQDVLAKAIRAKNLGLRIMIDFHYSDTWADPGHQTKPAAWATQGINELKSLLALHTIDVLNTLKLYHITPEWVQVGNETNDGILWPEGKASINMANYAALINSGYDAVKSVFPNAKVIVHLSNGWDNALFRWNFDGLQTYHAKFDVIGMSLYPLVTNWQQLNMQCLANLNDMVDRYNKEVMIVEAGMAWDSPQACKSFLEDLINKTKSVAQYKGLGVLYWEPQAYAQWQGYTLGAFDSNGKPTVALSAFQ from the coding sequence ATGAAGCACTTTATTATTTTTTTTAGCTGGTTAATTTTTTCAACCTGTATCGAGAAACCCGATCCTTATATGAGCGATATTTATGTTTTTGCAAAGGGCGCAGATGTAAGCTGGCTAACCGAGATGGAGGCAAATGAAAAAAAATTTTATAATAATGCAGGTGCCCAAACCGAAGGTATGGCTTTGCTCAAATCAGTTGGTGTTAATACCATTCGGTTAAGGGTTTGGGTGAACCCTGTAAATTACTGGAACAGCAAGCAGGATGTTTTAGCAAAAGCCATTAGGGCAAAAAATTTGGGTTTGCGTATTATGATTGATTTTCATTACAGCGATACCTGGGCCGATCCCGGCCATCAAACCAAGCCGGCAGCATGGGCAACTCAGGGTATAAATGAGTTAAAATCTTTGCTGGCTCTTCATACAATTGATGTATTAAATACGTTAAAGTTATATCATATTACTCCCGAATGGGTACAAGTGGGCAATGAAACCAATGATGGCATATTGTGGCCGGAAGGGAAAGCTTCCATAAATATGGCAAACTATGCAGCCTTGATTAATTCAGGTTACGATGCGGTAAAATCTGTTTTTCCCAATGCAAAAGTTATTGTTCATCTTTCCAATGGCTGGGATAATGCACTTTTTCGCTGGAATTTTGACGGGTTGCAAACTTACCATGCAAAATTCGATGTAATCGGGATGTCTCTTTATCCTTTGGTAACTAACTGGCAGCAATTAAATATGCAATGCCTTGCCAACTTGAATGATATGGTGGACCGTTATAATAAAGAGGTAATGATTGTAGAAGCGGGAATGGCCTGGGATAGCCCGCAGGCTTGTAAATCTTTTTTGGAGGATTTAATTAATAAAACAAAATCTGTTGCTCAATACAAAGGTTTGGGTGTTTTGTATTGGGAGCCGCAAGCCTATGCACAATGGCAGGGCTATACTTTGGGCGCATTTGATAGCAATGGCAAACCTACAGTGGCATTAAGCGCTTTTCAGTAA
- a CDS encoding T9SS type A sorting domain-containing protein encodes MRKLFILISLLNCYCALAQWSPNPSLNNAICNYTSHQMDVQMVSDGSGGAIVVWRDGRNIANAIDIYAQHISASGNLLWNVDAVPICNAASDQFAPRLVSDGANGAIIAWYDNRSGNYDIYAQRINSSGVVQWTTDGVAICIATGNQNAHQLLADGNGGAFIVWSDGRTSGPNADIYGQLVNAAGVVQWTANGAPINYASSLQNIPQLTSDGGAGFFVSWEDWRNFGQTDIYVQKVSSNGFYTWSYLGVGICVEANGAQYNSKIVADGAGGAIICWQDKRTSSSDDIYAQKINTNGVVQWTNNGVLICNASGLQINEQMLSDGAGGAIICWEDRRAGQDIYAQRINTSGAVQWAANGVAVCSDGSNQNEAQIITTSSGAAIVCWTDYRNAPGDIYAQKLNSSGAAQWAVNGVPVSNATNDQAAAAIINDGNDNAIIAWRDLRTTNDYDIYSSRLLSNGTLPVRLIDFSITEAADHVKLYWKTSDEINNAGFVIERSNDGINWVNIGYVAANPASSSITRYSWNDYEPLKGKSYYRLQQTDLDGSREYSKILFINRNLSNNSITVYPNPATDIININFGGRSFTGTVQLFNHAGQLMLESNVANQLTFGMNTTSFAKGKYNLVFSSASEKFSKPIIVQ; translated from the coding sequence ATGCGAAAATTATTCATACTTATATCCCTGTTAAATTGTTATTGTGCATTGGCGCAGTGGAGCCCCAATCCTTCATTGAACAATGCAATTTGCAACTACACAAGCCATCAAATGGATGTGCAGATGGTATCAGATGGTAGTGGTGGCGCCATTGTTGTGTGGCGTGACGGAAGAAATATTGCCAATGCAATAGATATCTATGCACAACATATCAGCGCCAGCGGCAACCTGCTTTGGAATGTTGATGCTGTGCCAATCTGTAATGCAGCATCGGACCAGTTTGCACCAAGATTAGTTTCCGATGGAGCAAACGGAGCAATTATTGCCTGGTACGATAACCGTTCCGGCAACTATGATATTTATGCTCAACGCATCAACTCTTCTGGTGTTGTACAATGGACAACTGATGGTGTTGCTATTTGTATTGCTACAGGAAATCAAAATGCACATCAATTACTGGCCGATGGCAACGGTGGTGCATTTATTGTTTGGAGTGATGGCAGAACAAGCGGCCCAAATGCTGATATTTATGGACAACTGGTGAATGCAGCAGGCGTAGTGCAATGGACAGCGAATGGGGCGCCAATTAATTATGCCTCAAGTCTTCAAAATATTCCGCAACTAACGTCAGACGGCGGCGCCGGCTTTTTTGTAAGCTGGGAAGATTGGAGAAATTTTGGACAGACAGATATTTATGTTCAAAAAGTAAGCTCCAATGGATTTTATACATGGTCGTACCTGGGAGTAGGCATTTGTGTGGAAGCTAATGGTGCACAATACAATTCAAAAATTGTTGCCGACGGGGCAGGTGGCGCTATCATTTGCTGGCAGGATAAAAGAACCTCCAGCTCCGATGATATCTATGCACAAAAAATAAATACTAATGGCGTGGTACAGTGGACAAACAATGGTGTGCTTATCTGCAATGCAAGCGGCTTACAAATAAACGAACAAATGCTGAGTGATGGCGCAGGTGGCGCTATTATTTGCTGGGAAGACCGGCGGGCGGGACAGGATATTTATGCACAACGTATCAATACTTCTGGCGCTGTGCAATGGGCTGCAAATGGTGTGGCCGTTTGCAGCGATGGAAGCAATCAAAACGAAGCGCAAATAATAACAACAAGCTCCGGCGCTGCAATAGTTTGCTGGACAGATTATCGAAATGCACCGGGAGATATTTATGCCCAAAAACTCAATAGCTCCGGCGCAGCACAATGGGCTGTTAATGGTGTTCCGGTATCCAATGCCACTAATGACCAGGCAGCAGCAGCCATAATAAATGATGGTAACGATAATGCCATTATTGCATGGCGTGATTTACGAACCACAAATGATTATGATATTTACAGCTCCCGTTTATTAAGCAATGGAACACTACCGGTTCGGTTAATTGATTTCAGTATTACCGAAGCCGCAGACCATGTAAAATTATATTGGAAAACATCCGATGAAATAAATAATGCAGGGTTTGTTATTGAGAGAAGTAATGATGGTATAAACTGGGTAAACATTGGCTATGTAGCGGCAAACCCGGCTTCTTCATCAATAACCAGGTATAGCTGGAATGATTATGAGCCACTGAAAGGCAAATCGTACTATCGTTTACAACAAACAGATTTGGATGGCAGCCGGGAGTATTCTAAAATTCTTTTCATCAATCGAAACCTTTCCAATAATAGCATTACTGTTTATCCAAATCCTGCCACAGATATTATCAACATCAATTTTGGTGGACGTTCTTTTACAGGAACCGTTCAATTATTCAATCATGCAGGCCAGTTGATGTTGGAAAGTAATGTTGCCAACCAATTAACATTTGGAATGAACACAACTTCATTTGCTAAGGGAAAATATAACCTGGTATTTAGTTCAGCAAGTGAGAAATTTTCAAAACCAATTATTGTGCAATAG
- a CDS encoding DEAD/DEAH box helicase has translation MNFTEFGFDARLMDGIDASNYQQATPIQEKVIPHILAGKDVLAFAQTGTGKTAAFLLPIINQLLVKGSHPGSINAMVIVPTRELAIQISQHLEGLSYFTNVSSIAVYGGGDGNNFVQEKKAVSSGADIVVCTPGKMMAHIKMGYVKLQHLQYLILDEADRMLDMGFYDDIMFIIKHLPQKRQNLLFSATMPHNIKKMAQSILHHPVEVSISMSKPPEKIVQKAFMVYDAQKIAAVLHILRDYKYKFVLIFCSSKQSVKQLTRELKRNKISAGEIHSDLEQQQREEVLGQFRSGRLPVLVATDILSRGIDIDSIELVINFDVPHDGEDYVHRIGRTARAEADGTAITLINPKEQRKFTAIEKLLNKSIDKQKLPESLGEQPEYNPYSKPKPSGKRIFFKR, from the coding sequence GTGAATTTTACCGAATTTGGCTTTGACGCAAGATTGATGGACGGAATAGATGCCTCAAATTACCAGCAGGCAACTCCCATACAGGAAAAAGTAATTCCCCATATTTTAGCTGGAAAAGATGTATTGGCATTTGCACAAACAGGTACAGGAAAAACAGCAGCTTTTCTACTACCCATTATCAACCAGCTTTTGGTAAAAGGCTCCCACCCGGGAAGTATCAATGCAATGGTAATTGTGCCCACCCGGGAATTGGCTATTCAAATATCGCAACACCTTGAAGGGTTATCGTATTTTACCAATGTAAGTTCTATTGCAGTTTATGGCGGAGGCGATGGCAATAATTTTGTTCAGGAAAAAAAAGCAGTAAGCAGTGGCGCCGATATAGTTGTGTGTACACCCGGTAAAATGATGGCCCATATTAAAATGGGTTATGTAAAACTGCAGCACCTGCAATATTTAATTTTAGATGAAGCCGACAGGATGCTGGACATGGGATTTTATGATGACATTATGTTTATTATTAAGCACTTGCCGCAAAAGCGCCAAAATCTTTTGTTTAGCGCTACAATGCCGCATAATATTAAAAAGATGGCGCAGTCCATTTTGCATCACCCGGTAGAGGTGAGCATCTCTATGAGTAAACCACCGGAAAAAATTGTACAAAAAGCATTTATGGTTTATGATGCTCAAAAAATTGCTGCAGTTTTGCATATCCTCCGGGATTATAAATACAAATTTGTACTTATTTTTTGCAGCAGCAAGCAAAGTGTAAAACAACTTACCAGGGAGCTAAAGCGCAATAAAATTTCTGCAGGCGAAATACATAGCGACCTGGAGCAACAGCAAAGAGAAGAAGTACTGGGCCAGTTTCGTAGTGGCAGGCTGCCGGTATTGGTGGCTACAGATATTTTAAGCCGTGGTATAGATATAGATTCTATTGAACTGGTTATTAATTTTGATGTGCCGCATGATGGAGAAGATTATGTACACCGTATTGGCAGAACGGCAAGGGCAGAAGCCGATGGTACTGCAATAACGCTTATTAACCCAAAAGAGCAAAGGAAGTTTACCGCTATCGAAAAATTGCTTAATAAATCTATTGATAAGCAAAAGCTGCCTGAATCTTTAGGTGAGCAGCCGGAGTATAATCCTTATTCAAAACCCAAACCTTCAGGGAAAAGAATTTTTTTTAAGAGGTAA
- a CDS encoding response regulator transcription factor has translation MAIKVFIVDDHYMVIEGIRSLLQNEKAIEWAGHAMNAVSCQAFLKQQLPDVILMDINLPDKSGIDLCKEVREKYPSVFIIGLSTFNQQSFIQKMMDNGASGYVLKNASQKELMEAITTVAKGKSFLSDEASQALRKDESFHIVLTRREKEVLELIAEGMTNAEIAKQLFIGVTTVDTHRKNLLAKFEAKNTASLVRIASQLHLI, from the coding sequence ATGGCAATAAAAGTTTTTATAGTAGACGACCATTATATGGTAATAGAAGGCATCCGTTCATTATTGCAAAATGAAAAAGCCATTGAATGGGCAGGCCATGCTATGAACGCAGTTTCCTGCCAGGCTTTTTTGAAACAGCAGTTACCCGATGTAATCCTGATGGATATAAACCTGCCGGATAAAAGCGGAATTGATTTGTGCAAGGAAGTAAGGGAGAAATATCCATCTGTTTTTATCATCGGTCTCAGCACTTTCAACCAGCAAAGTTTTATTCAGAAAATGATGGACAATGGGGCTTCGGGCTACGTATTAAAAAATGCTTCGCAGAAAGAGCTTATGGAAGCTATAACTACTGTCGCAAAAGGGAAATCCTTTTTAAGTGATGAAGCTTCCCAAGCTTTGCGTAAAGACGAAAGTTTTCATATTGTTTTAACCCGCCGTGAAAAAGAAGTACTTGAGCTAATTGCAGAAGGGATGACAAATGCCGAAATAGCAAAACAACTTTTTATAGGTGTAACAACCGTTGACACACACCGTAAAAATTTGCTGGCAAAATTTGAAGCAAAAAACACTGCTTCCCTTGTGCGGATTGCTTCTCAATTACACTTAATATAG
- a CDS encoding response regulator transcription factor produces the protein MKASIFIVDDHYMVIEGIRSLLQNEKDIEWMGHATNAASCLAFLKMHTPDVILMDVNLPDMSGIDLCKQVCGLLPSVHILGLSTFNQQPIIRNMIDSGAAGYVLKNATREELLEGITTVMKGKSYLSMEAALALRETQNAMPLISRREREVLTLVADGFTNAEIAEKLFISVPTVNTHRKSLLAKFNVSNTAGLIKLAVKNNLV, from the coding sequence ATGAAGGCAAGCATATTTATAGTAGATGATCATTACATGGTAATTGAAGGTATCCGTTCTTTATTGCAAAATGAAAAAGATATTGAATGGATGGGGCATGCCACCAATGCTGCGTCTTGTTTAGCTTTTTTAAAAATGCACACTCCAGATGTAATATTGATGGATGTGAACCTGCCCGACATGAGTGGGATTGATTTGTGCAAACAGGTTTGTGGGTTACTGCCTTCCGTTCATATCTTAGGATTAAGCACATTTAACCAACAACCTATTATTAGAAACATGATAGATAGTGGCGCTGCAGGTTATGTTTTAAAAAATGCTACCAGGGAAGAACTCCTGGAAGGTATAACCACAGTGATGAAAGGCAAAAGCTATCTCAGCATGGAAGCAGCGCTGGCATTAAGAGAAACGCAAAATGCAATGCCTTTAATTTCCAGAAGAGAAAGAGAAGTATTAACCCTTGTAGCCGATGGTTTTACCAATGCTGAAATTGCTGAGAAACTTTTTATAAGTGTTCCTACAGTCAATACTCACCGTAAAAGCCTGCTGGCAAAATTTAATGTGAGTAATACGGCAGGGTTAATTAAACTGGCGGTGAAAAATAACCTTGTGTAA
- a CDS encoding RNA-binding protein: MVKAGQYNKLKVVRKADFGFYLDDGAEGILLPNRFVPKNLNIGDEIEVLVYHDSEDRLIATTQKPLGIVGDIVKLKTVSTTPQGAFLDWGLMKDLFVAKSQQLTGMRTQGEYLVKIYRDEKTGRVAASEKFDSSLSNDQLTVKVLDEVDLIVYRRTNIGYVVIINNQHTGVLHHNEIYRTISVGDNFKGFIKNIYPENNNIDVAAGKPGYKRVEDETEKILRLLNENNGFLPYHDKSAPEEIYEFFGMSKKTFKMTVGNLYRQKKISLEENGMRLL; encoded by the coding sequence ATGGTAAAAGCCGGGCAATACAATAAATTAAAAGTGGTACGTAAGGCAGATTTTGGGTTTTATTTAGATGACGGTGCAGAGGGTATTTTGTTGCCTAACAGGTTTGTACCTAAAAATTTGAATATCGGGGACGAGATTGAAGTGCTTGTTTACCATGACAGTGAAGACAGGCTTATTGCTACTACTCAAAAACCACTAGGCATTGTGGGTGATATTGTAAAATTGAAAACAGTAAGCACTACGCCACAAGGCGCTTTTTTAGATTGGGGATTAATGAAAGATTTATTTGTTGCCAAAAGCCAGCAACTCACCGGTATGCGTACCCAGGGAGAATACCTTGTAAAAATTTACCGTGATGAAAAAACCGGCAGGGTTGCTGCTTCTGAAAAATTTGACAGCTCTTTAAGCAACGATCAATTAACGGTAAAAGTTTTGGATGAAGTAGATTTAATTGTGTACCGCCGTACCAACATTGGCTATGTGGTTATTATCAACAACCAGCACACTGGTGTTTTGCACCACAACGAGATTTACCGCACCATATCTGTTGGCGATAATTTTAAAGGATTTATTAAAAATATTTACCCTGAAAATAACAATATTGATGTTGCCGCCGGAAAACCAGGCTATAAAAGAGTGGAAGATGAAACGGAAAAAATTTTGCGCTTACTGAATGAGAACAATGGTTTTCTTCCTTATCATGATAAATCGGCGCCGGAAGAAATTTATGAATTTTTTGGCATGAGCAAAAAAACATTTAAAATGACTGTTGGCAATTTATACCGGCAAAAAAAGATTTCACTGGAAGAAAACGGGATGAGGCTTTTATAA